In a genomic window of Deltaproteobacteria bacterium:
- a CDS encoding ABC transporter substrate-binding protein, whose translation MKTRKIIMAASLLLFFASLVPMQAWAAAARTKVIVVVPHRVLFTVALPVYIAQEKGFYRDNNLDVDAVFTRGGGENVQAVVSGDAQIGLGTGTLAVMSAFVKKAPIKIAAAEITGMDTFWYVNANTNIRRLEDLAGKRVAYSRPGASSHMAALAIGDMVKAKGVKPSEAVSIGGIPENYTAVRTGQTDAGWSVAPFQLDRIEKGELRVVVRGDEIASMRDLTARVHFVNSEFAAKNPEVMRGFFRAQQRALDYMFDQKEDAAKIWIRRAELKFPESAVLKTWDYYNRAAMSLKPIRGIPAIMEDGVRNKFLNQPLTQAELNQLIDLNYLP comes from the coding sequence ATGAAGACTCGCAAAATTATCATGGCCGCAAGTCTGTTGCTATTTTTCGCTTCTCTAGTGCCGATGCAGGCGTGGGCCGCTGCAGCGCGCACGAAGGTCATCGTCGTCGTTCCCCATCGGGTGTTGTTCACCGTGGCACTGCCAGTCTACATCGCCCAAGAAAAGGGCTTCTATCGCGACAACAATCTCGACGTCGACGCGGTGTTTACCCGCGGCGGCGGCGAGAACGTCCAGGCAGTGGTTTCCGGCGATGCGCAGATCGGGCTTGGCACGGGCACGCTGGCGGTGATGAGCGCGTTTGTCAAAAAAGCGCCGATCAAAATCGCCGCCGCGGAAATCACCGGCATGGACACGTTCTGGTACGTCAATGCCAACACGAATATTCGGCGGCTCGAAGATTTGGCGGGCAAGAGAGTTGCCTACAGCCGGCCCGGGGCGTCGAGTCATATGGCCGCTCTGGCCATCGGCGATATGGTCAAGGCCAAAGGGGTAAAGCCGTCCGAGGCGGTTTCCATCGGCGGCATTCCGGAGAACTATACCGCGGTTCGCACCGGTCAGACCGATGCCGGCTGGTCGGTGGCGCCCTTTCAACTAGATCGAATCGAAAAAGGCGAGCTGCGCGTCGTGGTGCGCGGCGACGAGATCGCGTCGATGCGCGATCTGACGGCCCGCGTGCATTTCGTCAACAGTGAGTTCGCCGCGAAAAATCCCGAGGTCATGCGCGGCTTTTTCCGCGCGCAGCAGCGCGCGCTGGATTACATGTTCGATCAAAAAGAGGACGCCGCGAAGATTTGGATTCGCCGCGCCGAGCTCAAGTTTCCCGAATCGGCGGTGCTCAAGACTTGGGACTATTACAACAGAGCGGCGATGAGCCTGAAGCCGATTCGCGGCATACCGGCGATCATGGAAGACGGTGTGCGCAACAAGTTTCTTAATCAGCCGCTGACACAGGCGGAGTTGAATCAACTGATCGATTTGAATTACCTGCCGTAG
- a CDS encoding ABC transporter ATP-binding protein, producing the protein MLSIRHISKEFGNPDDGLATVPAVDDVSVEVRQGEFFSIIGPSGCGKSTLLRMVGGLVSPSRGELSIENDPVTGPHKSIAVVFQEESTFPWRTTLANVEFGLEMRGVAAAARRKQAQQMIQLVGLGGFEQRYPSELSGGMRQRVAIARALVLEPKILLMDEPFGALDEQTRIILGEELLKIRDALKQTIIFVTHNINESVQLSDRVMVMTARPGRVKAIVDIDLPHPRDSSIIASDRFGKLVAQVWGALREESLKSFRQTESKIQGGS; encoded by the coding sequence ATGCTCAGTATCCGTCATATTAGCAAGGAGTTCGGCAATCCGGACGATGGCCTGGCAACGGTGCCGGCTGTGGACGATGTTTCCGTGGAAGTGCGCCAGGGCGAGTTCTTCTCTATTATCGGGCCTTCCGGCTGCGGCAAGTCGACGTTGCTGCGCATGGTCGGCGGTCTCGTCTCTCCCTCACGCGGCGAGCTCAGCATTGAAAACGATCCGGTGACCGGGCCGCACAAGTCGATTGCCGTGGTGTTTCAGGAGGAATCGACGTTCCCTTGGCGCACGACCTTAGCCAATGTCGAATTTGGCCTTGAGATGCGCGGTGTGGCCGCGGCGGCTCGGCGCAAGCAAGCCCAGCAGATGATTCAACTCGTCGGTCTTGGCGGTTTCGAGCAACGCTACCCTTCGGAACTCTCTGGTGGCATGCGCCAGCGCGTGGCGATTGCGCGGGCGTTGGTCCTGGAGCCCAAGATACTTTTGATGGACGAGCCGTTCGGCGCCCTCGACGAGCAGACGCGGATTATCCTCGGCGAAGAGCTGCTGAAAATCCGCGATGCGCTCAAGCAGACGATTATTTTTGTCACGCACAATATCAATGAATCGGTGCAGCTCTCCGATCGCGTCATGGTGATGACGGCGCGGCCGGGCCGAGTTAAAGCCATCGTCGATATCGACTTGCCCCATCCGCGCGATTCGTCCATTATCGCGTCAGATCGTTTCGGCAAGTTGGTGGCGCAAGTGTGGGGTGCGCTGAGAGAGGAATCGCTCAAGAGCTTTCGCCAAACCGAGAGTAAGATTCAGGGGGGATCATGA